The Sulfurimonas hydrogeniphila genome includes a window with the following:
- a CDS encoding cbb3-type cytochrome c oxidase subunit I translates to MASKYLTGVGSESKQLATWYFTFAAILFGAQLLFGLVAAIQYVMPGFLYGVLDFSIARIIHINALVVWMVFAMFGSVYWLLPDETGIETVGIKIGKLLFWIFAAAIVVVVLVYLFIQVGPADATTIWFITEGREYIEAPRWADWGIVVVALGFVGNLFLTGMKGEQTGIVTVLMADMIAFAGLYLAGMFFTDNISVDQYWWWWVIHLWVEATWEVFVGAIAAYGLITMIGAHRKVVEMWLWIEVAMLFGSGILGLGHHYFWIGTPEYWWEIGALFSALEPLPLVAMFIHVLYDWGKTQGGEEARGNNVSVINNKPAFTWFVLNAFGNFLGAGIWGFFHTLPQVNLYTHGTQFTSAHGHLAFFGAYATILVGMMYIAVQGTNGIKIMKNTKASIWAVSLIVSGVVGMTVALTIAGYVQVLVSRAQMGATWAGYFDGQSGMWFSQAMDWRLIMGVVTFTGFIFLAKDLLTTGKNPVHER, encoded by the coding sequence ATGGCAAGTAAATATTTAACAGGTGTCGGAAGTGAATCAAAACAGTTGGCAACATGGTATTTTACATTTGCAGCTATTCTCTTTGGCGCCCAATTACTTTTCGGGTTAGTGGCAGCGATTCAGTATGTAATGCCTGGTTTTTTATATGGCGTTCTGGACTTTTCAATTGCCAGAATTATACATATTAATGCACTCGTTGTTTGGATGGTCTTTGCAATGTTTGGTTCTGTTTACTGGTTACTGCCGGATGAGACAGGTATTGAGACAGTCGGTATCAAAATCGGAAAGCTTTTGTTTTGGATTTTTGCAGCAGCAATCGTTGTCGTTGTACTTGTATACCTGTTCATTCAGGTAGGTCCTGCAGATGCAACAACAATCTGGTTTATTACAGAGGGTCGTGAATATATTGAAGCACCTCGTTGGGCTGACTGGGGCATTGTCGTTGTCGCACTTGGATTTGTCGGAAATCTTTTCTTAACAGGAATGAAAGGGGAGCAGACAGGAATTGTCACCGTTCTTATGGCAGATATGATTGCCTTTGCAGGTCTTTATTTGGCCGGTATGTTCTTTACGGACAATATTTCAGTTGATCAGTACTGGTGGTGGTGGGTAATCCACTTATGGGTTGAGGCTACCTGGGAAGTTTTCGTTGGCGCGATTGCGGCTTACGGTCTTATTACTATGATTGGCGCGCACCGTAAAGTTGTTGAAATGTGGTTATGGATAGAAGTTGCAATGCTTTTCGGTTCAGGTATTCTTGGACTTGGGCACCACTACTTCTGGATTGGTACACCTGAATACTGGTGGGAAATTGGTGCACTATTCTCTGCACTTGAACCGTTACCGCTTGTAGCTATGTTTATTCATGTACTTTATGATTGGGGTAAAACGCAAGGTGGAGAAGAAGCAAGAGGAAACAATGTTTCTGTTATTAACAATAAGCCTGCATTTACATGGTTTGTCCTTAATGCTTTTGGTAACTTCTTGGGTGCAGGTATTTGGGGATTTTTCCATACACTACCTCAAGTAAACCTTTATACTCACGGTACACAGTTTACTTCGGCACACGGGCACTTAGCTTTCTTTGGTGCTTATGCAACTATTCTTGTCGGTATGATGTATATTGCAGTTCAAGGCACAAACGGGATTAAAATTATGAAAAACACGAAAGCCTCTATATGGGCTGTTAGCCTAATAGTTAGTGGGGTAGTCGGCATGACCGTAGCACTTACGATTGCAGGATATGTACAGGTTCTTGTTTCTCGTGCACAAATGGGTGCTACTTGGGCAGGATATTTTGACGGTCAAAGCGGAATGTGGTTTTCTCAAGCAATGGATTGGAGACTCATTATGGGTGTAGTTACATTCACAGGTTTCATATTCTTGGCAAAAGATTTACTTACAACTGGTAAAAATCCAGTACACGAAAGATAA
- a CDS encoding c-type cytochrome, which produces MANKSVWSDNRFWRRTATWVTGFASVLLIWLTFDTSAQIAMGNDQDLQNKVTKRVPGPTVINYKITYEMSAKRGHEIPVIGEKEKFFGRDDYSEEEAGALLHLGKLGSQAKNCMDCHTLLGNGAYYAPDLTKAWLDPAWGPDGAMQALTGKNTKEEAMAEFLMHPDQYPTHARMMPDLGITAKEAKGLVAFLKHMSSIDTNGFPRNFGKIKGAVHGK; this is translated from the coding sequence GTGGCTAATAAATCTGTATGGAGTGACAATCGTTTCTGGCGAAGAACAGCAACGTGGGTTACAGGTTTTGCATCAGTTCTTTTAATTTGGCTAACGTTTGATACGTCAGCTCAGATTGCAATGGGAAATGATCAGGATCTACAAAACAAGGTGACGAAGAGGGTTCCAGGACCTACCGTTATAAATTACAAAATCACGTATGAAATGAGCGCAAAACGTGGTCATGAAATTCCTGTGATTGGGGAAAAAGAAAAGTTCTTTGGTCGAGATGACTATTCTGAAGAAGAAGCCGGGGCTTTACTTCACTTAGGCAAGTTGGGCTCACAGGCCAAAAACTGTATGGATTGTCATACACTTCTTGGGAATGGCGCATACTATGCACCTGACTTAACAAAAGCATGGTTGGACCCTGCATGGGGACCAGATGGTGCGATGCAGGCTTTAACGGGGAAAAACACAAAAGAAGAGGCGATGGCTGAATTCCTTATGCATCCGGACCAGTATCCTACACATGCCCGTATGATGCCGGATTTAGGTATCACAGCAAAAGAGGCTAAAGGTTTAGTTGCTTTCTTGAAACATATGTCATCTATTGACACAAATGGCTTCCCAAGAAACTTTGGAAAAATAAAAGGAGCAGTTCATGGCAAGTAA
- a CDS encoding response regulator: protein MVLQYQNELLALAAIFLLILIYLGIKRKNKTEADTKAAKKEEALKAEQSGQSTATPQKKIQEKKIQHSVPRHAKITKEDFKIFAGERILLAEDNLINQKVILGVLGDSGIEVVVANDGQEALDILKTDKNFLIILMDAHMPRVDGFEATRAIRHDPQNNHIPVIALSGDTASDDIRKMKEAGMDEHLEKPLQVGALYDILYHYSSRISSAEENSSDLPTLDTHRGLQVCGNDSGFYHDILKEFLVAYSNSAEELEILFKNNKTDQADSLLLDIIGVSANIGADALTACANDIKNKIAENESSDLTLYKKRVQELIQSIENYFLTCK from the coding sequence ATGGTTTTACAGTATCAAAATGAGTTACTTGCTCTGGCAGCTATATTTCTGCTCATACTCATTTATCTTGGAATAAAACGAAAAAACAAAACAGAAGCTGACACAAAAGCGGCTAAAAAAGAAGAAGCACTCAAAGCAGAGCAAAGTGGACAAAGTACTGCAACACCACAAAAAAAGATTCAAGAAAAAAAAATACAACATTCTGTGCCAAGGCATGCAAAGATAACAAAAGAAGATTTTAAAATATTTGCCGGGGAAAGAATTCTTTTGGCCGAAGACAATCTCATCAACCAAAAAGTAATCCTTGGAGTCCTTGGAGACAGCGGTATAGAAGTAGTTGTGGCAAATGACGGACAGGAAGCACTTGACATCCTCAAAACAGACAAAAACTTTCTCATTATACTCATGGACGCGCATATGCCGAGAGTTGACGGGTTTGAAGCCACCAGAGCTATCAGACATGATCCGCAGAACAATCATATCCCCGTCATTGCACTGAGTGGAGATACGGCAAGTGATGACATTAGAAAAATGAAAGAAGCCGGTATGGATGAACATCTTGAAAAGCCTTTGCAGGTCGGTGCTTTGTATGATATTTTGTATCATTACTCAAGCAGAATCTCTTCTGCTGAAGAGAATTCTTCGGATTTACCAACTTTAGATACACACAGAGGATTGCAGGTATGCGGGAATGACAGTGGTTTTTACCATGATATTTTAAAAGAGTTTCTTGTCGCCTACAGCAACTCAGCAGAGGAGTTGGAAATTTTATTCAAAAACAATAAAACAGATCAGGCTGACAGTCTGTTACTTGACATCATCGGTGTCTCTGCAAATATTGGGGCGGATGCTTTAACTGCCTGTGCAAACGATATTAAAAACAAAATAGCTGAAAATGAAAGTAGCGATCTTACTTTATATAAGAAAAGAGTTCAAGAACTTATCCAAAGCATTGAGAATTATTTTCTTACATGTAAGTAA
- the rsmH gene encoding 16S rRNA (cytosine(1402)-N(4))-methyltransferase RsmH, with protein sequence MQNIPHVPVLYKEVVEAFKDLQEGIVIDCTMGYGGHSCMILEANPNIKLIAIDQDQTAIDFSTKRLEQYGKRVSIRKGRFSNVMQEILQEVDPGEIKGILADIGVSSLQLDQKERGFSYESETLDMRMDKEAPLSALHVVNEYAKSELEKILLEYGELRNYKKIADAIVQNRPFVSAKELSEAVKPHMPRGKKIHPATLLMQAIRIEVNDELGELRSLLKSIEEAKLPDAKVAIISFHSLEDRIVKREFSKWSKSCICPPEAFRCTCGNNNQLGKILTKKPITATDEELKENVRSRSAKMRLFQMGEK encoded by the coding sequence TTGCAAAATATTCCACATGTTCCGGTTTTATATAAAGAGGTTGTCGAAGCTTTTAAAGATTTACAAGAGGGTATAGTGATAGACTGTACCATGGGGTACGGCGGACACTCCTGTATGATACTTGAAGCCAATCCAAATATAAAACTCATAGCAATTGATCAGGATCAGACCGCTATAGACTTTTCAACAAAACGTCTTGAACAATACGGTAAGAGAGTAAGTATAAGAAAAGGCCGTTTTTCAAATGTGATGCAAGAAATTTTGCAAGAGGTTGATCCCGGCGAAATTAAAGGCATCCTTGCAGACATAGGGGTGTCTTCTTTGCAGCTTGACCAAAAAGAGAGGGGCTTTTCGTACGAGAGTGAGACACTTGACATGCGTATGGACAAAGAAGCACCACTGAGTGCTTTACATGTAGTGAATGAATATGCTAAAAGCGAACTTGAAAAAATACTTTTAGAATACGGAGAACTCAGAAACTATAAAAAAATTGCAGATGCTATTGTACAAAACCGTCCTTTTGTTTCTGCAAAAGAGTTAAGTGAAGCCGTCAAACCACATATGCCAAGAGGCAAGAAAATTCATCCTGCAACACTTTTGATGCAGGCAATCCGCATAGAAGTAAATGATGAACTCGGTGAACTCAGATCACTGCTCAAGAGCATAGAAGAAGCAAAACTGCCGGATGCAAAAGTAGCAATAATATCTTTTCACTCTCTTGAAGACAGGATTGTTAAAAGAGAGTTTTCCAAATGGTCCAAATCATGCATATGTCCTCCTGAGGCATTTCGCTGTACATGCGGAAACAATAATCAGTTAGGAAAGATTTTAACGAAAAAACCGATTACGGCTACAGATGAAGAACTCAAAGAAAATGTCAGGAGCCGCAGCGCAAAAATGCGTCTGTTCCAAATGGGTGAAAAATGA
- a CDS encoding efflux RND transporter permease subunit, whose product MIRKFIEFATEKPLLNHILLLFIFMLSIFAYINIPKEIFPPMNMDKITIKGGYAGTSADILDKMVVQSIENDLQNIDALEDIKSSIKNGSFSISADIKNGSDNITVLNDVKDVVSSVKKDLPADMNEPVAKIKTHAFPLVLIALSGDVPKETLLKHADELKTELSKFKDLSDITIRGDADEELDIQLNPQKIRAYGLSSTLVVAQLSKISSIFPIGTIKQKANHLYISTYNGEKTQKAVENTLIDVGGKRVKIGDIAEVSFKLSDEVELSHYNGVRNISINVTKSKNGNAIALVKEIRELLKKQEAKHPDLDYNIYTDTSVWIKNRLNTVFSNIMFGLMLVFLAMLIFINRGIAFVVALGIPVSFMIGLIVTEILGDSLNMLSLLGALIALGMLVDEAIVVAENIYRHLEEGMDRKEAVITGAAEMFPAVLTATLTTVFAFLPMLLMTGEMGMFIKIIPIMITVLLLSSLFEAFYFLPLHAHDFLKVSKEGSFTKRFWQKMHDWYSTALHFLFRRKFLSLSVIVVSIVLLEFVMIKNAKFQLFPDFDNTQIYVYGKVNINNELKDTEKIVTKLENIILKNINNEDVSSVTSVIGFKMDAKNRAELGENMFHIFIDLHERAPENFFDTYISPYLSIEYNPGVQTRKKDAKEIAKEIKEVLKNQKSAFEELVVKVPGAGVIAHDVEIGLSTKNAQSVVPYLKILEKELAGIKGVYNIADDATLGEKELKLHVNRYGQELGFTEQDVSNELRAYYLKGEYGKLFNDQGLVRIRLDSNVNKEIRSIHTIELQVPGSDKYVALKEICDFEYIQSFVTLKKENGKRVRSVYASTDKKIITSSELMKKLQPTLQKFKKEGIAVDIKGEEKENNKNKREMMQSALIAIFLIFITLVWLFDSIRKSLIVISTIPLVLLGVYVGHWIMGLNLTMPGLIGIVGLAGVVVNDGLIMVDFIKNAKNTEDLMKRAQTRLRPILLTSLTTVLGLLTLIFFASGQAKILQPMAISLGYGIAWATVLNLLYVPLLYAVVYKIKPPQANKG is encoded by the coding sequence GTGATTCGTAAGTTTATAGAATTTGCTACAGAAAAACCACTTTTAAATCATATACTATTACTCTTTATTTTTATGCTCTCCATTTTTGCGTATATCAATATACCCAAAGAGATTTTCCCTCCGATGAATATGGATAAAATAACCATAAAAGGCGGTTATGCCGGAACATCGGCTGATATTTTGGACAAAATGGTTGTGCAGAGCATTGAAAATGATTTGCAGAATATTGATGCACTTGAAGATATAAAAAGCAGTATCAAAAACGGTTCATTCAGTATCAGTGCAGACATTAAGAACGGTTCGGACAATATTACAGTACTCAATGATGTCAAAGATGTGGTGAGCAGTGTAAAAAAAGATTTGCCGGCGGATATGAATGAGCCTGTTGCCAAAATCAAAACACATGCATTTCCCCTTGTTCTTATAGCTCTCTCCGGTGATGTTCCTAAAGAAACACTGCTAAAACATGCAGATGAACTTAAAACAGAATTAAGCAAGTTTAAAGATTTGAGCGACATTACAATTCGTGGTGATGCCGATGAAGAGTTGGATATACAGCTTAATCCGCAAAAAATAAGAGCCTACGGACTCTCCTCAACACTGGTTGTCGCACAACTCTCCAAAATAAGTTCGATTTTTCCCATAGGCACTATCAAACAAAAAGCAAATCATCTTTATATTTCTACATACAACGGTGAAAAGACACAAAAGGCGGTTGAAAATACACTGATTGATGTTGGTGGAAAAAGAGTTAAAATCGGCGATATTGCAGAGGTTTCTTTCAAGTTGAGTGATGAGGTGGAACTCTCCCACTATAATGGGGTACGAAATATTTCAATAAATGTCACAAAGAGCAAAAACGGCAATGCCATTGCTTTGGTAAAAGAGATACGAGAACTTTTAAAAAAACAAGAAGCAAAACATCCTGATTTGGATTATAACATCTACACAGATACTTCTGTATGGATTAAAAACCGCCTCAATACCGTCTTTTCAAATATAATGTTTGGTTTGATGCTTGTTTTTTTGGCAATGCTGATTTTTATCAACAGAGGTATAGCCTTTGTTGTTGCACTCGGTATTCCTGTAAGTTTTATGATAGGGCTTATCGTGACAGAGATATTGGGAGACAGTCTTAATATGCTCTCTCTTCTGGGAGCACTGATTGCGCTTGGAATGCTCGTTGATGAGGCAATAGTTGTAGCTGAGAACATCTACAGGCACCTTGAAGAGGGGATGGATAGAAAAGAAGCGGTCATAACAGGTGCGGCAGAGATGTTTCCTGCCGTACTTACGGCAACGCTTACAACAGTTTTCGCATTTTTACCTATGCTCTTGATGACAGGTGAAATGGGAATGTTTATTAAGATAATTCCTATAATGATAACGGTCCTTTTACTCTCTTCACTCTTTGAAGCTTTTTATTTTCTTCCTTTGCATGCACATGACTTTTTGAAAGTCTCCAAAGAAGGGAGTTTTACAAAACGATTTTGGCAGAAAATGCATGACTGGTACAGTACAGCCCTGCATTTTCTTTTTAGAAGAAAGTTTCTCTCTTTGAGTGTTATTGTTGTGAGCATTGTTTTACTTGAATTTGTAATGATTAAAAATGCAAAATTTCAGCTTTTTCCGGATTTTGACAATACTCAAATATATGTCTATGGAAAGGTCAATATTAACAATGAACTCAAAGATACGGAAAAAATTGTAACAAAACTGGAGAATATCATCCTTAAAAACATAAATAATGAAGATGTCTCCTCTGTAACTTCTGTTATCGGTTTTAAAATGGATGCCAAAAACAGAGCCGAACTCGGTGAAAATATGTTTCATATATTTATAGATTTACATGAGCGCGCGCCTGAGAATTTTTTTGATACATACATCAGTCCTTATCTCTCTATAGAATACAACCCTGGAGTACAAACACGTAAAAAAGATGCAAAAGAGATAGCAAAAGAGATTAAAGAAGTATTGAAAAATCAAAAATCAGCTTTTGAAGAACTTGTTGTGAAAGTACCTGGTGCAGGGGTGATAGCACATGATGTCGAAATTGGTTTGAGTACAAAAAATGCCCAAAGTGTTGTACCCTATCTGAAAATTCTTGAAAAAGAACTCGCAGGTATCAAGGGTGTTTACAATATAGCAGATGATGCAACGCTCGGTGAGAAAGAATTAAAGTTACATGTAAACAGATATGGTCAGGAACTGGGCTTTACCGAACAGGATGTTTCAAATGAACTGCGGGCATATTATCTTAAAGGGGAATACGGGAAACTTTTTAATGACCAGGGCTTGGTGCGTATACGACTTGACAGCAATGTAAATAAAGAGATACGTTCCATACATACAATTGAATTGCAGGTTCCGGGATCAGACAAATATGTTGCCTTAAAAGAGATATGTGATTTTGAGTATATACAAAGCTTTGTAACGCTTAAAAAAGAAAACGGCAAAAGAGTACGCAGTGTTTATGCTTCTACAGACAAAAAAATTATAACATCATCCGAACTCATGAAAAAACTTCAACCGACACTGCAAAAGTTTAAAAAAGAGGGCATTGCTGTAGATATCAAAGGAGAAGAAAAAGAGAATAACAAAAACAAAAGAGAGATGATGCAGTCGGCGCTTATAGCAATATTTTTAATTTTTATTACTTTGGTGTGGCTCTTTGATTCTATAAGAAAATCTTTAATTGTTATCAGTACAATTCCTCTTGTACTTCTGGGTGTTTATGTGGGACACTGGATAATGGGGCTAAACCTGACTATGCCGGGACTCATAGGTATAGTAGGGCTTGCAGGTGTTGTTGTCAATGACGGGCTTATCATGGTAGATTTTATAAAAAATGCCAAAAATACAGAAGATCTGATGAAAAGAGCGCAAACACGACTCAGACCGATTCTTTTGACATCGCTGACAACCGTACTGGGGCTTTTAACACTTATATTTTTTGCATCAGGTCAGGCAAAAATACTCCAACCGATGGCAATATCTTTGGGATATGGTATCGCATGGGCGACAGTGTTAAATCTGTTGTATGTCCCCTTGCTTTATGCTGTTGTATATAAAATCAAACCACCTCAAGCAAACAAAGGATAA
- a CDS encoding globin yields the protein MNLEISQAQFGVRPPVTKPIPEFLLEVGEEGIRELISKHYDAIKQSDISHLFPQDDAEFEKAKVNSADFFIQICGGPKYFNQNRGAPQMVGRHAPFRIDAKARQTWLELYKPLIEELKEKGVTETSLYSFWRYLDIFSIWMINTQ from the coding sequence ATGAATTTAGAAATAAGTCAGGCGCAGTTTGGTGTAAGACCACCGGTGACAAAACCAATACCGGAGTTTTTGCTGGAAGTAGGGGAGGAAGGCATCAGGGAACTGATTTCCAAACACTATGATGCAATAAAACAGAGTGATATTTCTCATCTTTTTCCTCAGGATGATGCAGAATTTGAAAAAGCAAAAGTGAATTCGGCAGATTTTTTCATTCAAATATGCGGAGGACCGAAGTATTTTAATCAAAACAGAGGGGCACCGCAAATGGTAGGTCGTCACGCACCGTTTCGCATTGATGCAAAAGCACGTCAAACATGGCTGGAACTCTATAAGCCGCTCATTGAAGAGCTAAAAGAAAAAGGGGTGACAGAAACATCACTGTACTCATTTTGGAGATATTTGGATATATTTTCCATCTGGATGATAAATACGCAGTAG
- a CDS encoding HesA/MoeB/ThiF family protein produces MMEYFHRQVQLWGEETQKNLQTKKIAIVGAGGLGSSLAFALGSTGIGEIHIIDFDEVSLHNIHRQIAFKLGDEGKNKAKINAEIIQQRCPFTKAVSHECNFEEWSKKNITVDLILDATDNLPTRGDINTYAKKVNTPWIYGSVEAFHGQVCFFDKSSFNDAFKIVQKTPAGIAAPIVMHIASLQANLALRFLAGLHVKKDLLYYLFFNEEGELITQKFGLPTAD; encoded by the coding sequence ATGATGGAGTATTTTCACAGACAGGTGCAACTTTGGGGAGAAGAGACACAAAAAAATCTTCAAACAAAAAAAATAGCAATTGTTGGAGCAGGAGGGCTTGGTTCTTCGCTTGCCTTTGCTTTGGGATCAACAGGAATCGGAGAAATCCACATTATAGATTTTGATGAAGTCAGTCTGCATAACATTCATAGACAAATCGCTTTTAAACTAGGAGATGAAGGGAAGAACAAGGCAAAAATAAATGCTGAAATTATACAACAGCGATGTCCCTTCACAAAAGCTGTTTCCCATGAGTGTAATTTTGAAGAGTGGAGCAAAAAAAACATTACAGTGGATCTCATTTTAGATGCCACAGATAATCTTCCTACACGCGGGGATATTAACACGTATGCAAAAAAAGTCAATACACCCTGGATTTATGGAAGTGTAGAAGCATTTCACGGACAGGTCTGTTTTTTTGACAAATCATCTTTTAATGACGCCTTTAAAATTGTACAAAAAACACCCGCAGGTATTGCAGCACCGATTGTTATGCACATAGCATCTCTGCAGGCAAACCTTGCTTTGAGATTCTTGGCGGGTTTACATGTAAAGAAAGATTTGCTTTATTATCTTTTTTTTAATGAAGAAGGAGAATTGATTACTCAGAAATTCGGATTGCCAACAGCGGATTAG
- a CDS encoding carbon-nitrogen hydrolase family protein, with protein sequence MRAAVLQLNAQGMSSTKLYNYIRIASKKGVKVLLLGEYVLNPFFKELEQMSVSMIKEQALHQIKILKELSLTYSITIIAPLVIVKKDKIYKCIAKFSPTSASYYNQQILINYAHWNEEKFFANALAPLLSPMVFKIDGFKFAVMNGFELHFDEFFAKLRNKNIDCLLVPSVSTFDSYERWKALILTRAFTHNMYILRANRIGEYQDKEFVWKFYGDSILASPNAEVLNHLGNTEELMIVDMSHTEVVRSRRTWGFKEAISKRALKLTKKDL encoded by the coding sequence ATGAGAGCGGCAGTTTTACAGCTCAATGCACAGGGAATGAGTTCTACAAAACTTTATAACTATATTCGGATAGCCAGTAAAAAAGGCGTCAAAGTCCTACTTCTTGGTGAATACGTTCTCAATCCTTTTTTCAAAGAACTCGAACAGATGTCTGTCTCTATGATAAAAGAGCAGGCACTCCATCAGATTAAAATCCTCAAAGAACTCTCTTTAACATACAGTATAACAATAATCGCTCCCTTGGTTATTGTCAAAAAAGATAAGATTTACAAATGCATTGCAAAGTTTTCTCCAACATCTGCCTCTTACTACAATCAGCAAATCCTTATTAACTATGCCCACTGGAATGAAGAAAAATTCTTTGCAAATGCACTTGCACCACTGCTCTCCCCTATGGTTTTTAAAATTGACGGCTTCAAATTTGCGGTAATGAACGGATTTGAACTTCATTTTGATGAATTTTTTGCTAAACTTAGAAATAAAAACATAGACTGTTTGCTTGTACCGAGCGTTTCAACTTTTGACTCTTATGAGAGATGGAAAGCATTAATACTCACAAGAGCATTTACACACAATATGTATATACTCAGAGCCAACAGAATCGGTGAGTATCAGGACAAAGAGTTTGTATGGAAATTTTACGGTGATTCTATATTGGCATCCCCGAATGCGGAAGTTTTAAACCATTTGGGAAATACTGAAGAGTTAATGATAGTTGATATGAGTCATACAGAGGTAGTGCGCTCTCGTCGCACATGGGGATTTAAAGAAGCTATCAGCAAGAGAGCATTAAAACTTACAAAAAAGGATTTATAA
- the xseB gene encoding exodeoxyribonuclease VII small subunit, with translation MAKEKFEKKLQNAKEILETLMSPEITLEESVKAYEKGMKELAEAQKMLEEAQIKIQNLKTTQ, from the coding sequence ATGGCTAAAGAAAAATTTGAAAAAAAACTCCAAAATGCCAAAGAAATTTTGGAAACACTTATGAGCCCCGAGATTACACTTGAAGAAAGTGTAAAAGCCTATGAAAAAGGCATGAAAGAGTTGGCCGAAGCACAAAAAATGCTTGAAGAAGCTCAAATCAAAATTCAAAATTTAAAAACTACGCAATGA
- the metX gene encoding homoserine O-acetyltransferase MetX, which yields MSLNLQTHTEHFTNPLYLESGRILEPYDIIYETYGTLNEEKSNVVVVCHALTGSHHAAGLYEDDAKPGWWDGFIGPGKAIDTDRYFVICSNVIGSCFGSTGPMSMQYPHHEPYRYKFPVVSIKDMVKAQRILFDRLDIHRVHAIIGGSMGGMQALQFAIHYPNFANKIIAMATTHATQPWAIAFNKVAQESILNDPDFKQGYYDPNLLKEQGLSGMAVGRMAGHISFLSPESMREKFGREYKLTDGLYELFGKFQVESYLEYNGYNFTKWFDPLSYLYITKAINIYDLSRGFDSLDEALKRITSALYLISFKNDLLFKNTEMQEMAQILKKIGNRNHDYIDIDSNYGHDAFLVELDKFENNVKDALNG from the coding sequence TTGTCTTTAAACCTGCAAACGCATACAGAACATTTTACAAACCCGCTTTATCTTGAAAGCGGGCGTATTTTAGAACCGTATGATATTATTTATGAAACCTATGGCACACTTAATGAAGAGAAGAGCAATGTAGTGGTTGTCTGTCACGCACTTACCGGTTCACATCATGCTGCAGGACTGTATGAAGATGATGCAAAACCCGGCTGGTGGGATGGCTTTATCGGTCCGGGAAAAGCCATTGATACTGACAGATATTTTGTAATATGCTCAAATGTCATAGGCAGCTGTTTTGGTTCCACAGGTCCTATGAGCATGCAGTACCCCCATCACGAACCCTACCGTTACAAATTTCCGGTTGTCAGCATAAAAGACATGGTAAAAGCACAGCGTATTTTGTTTGACAGGCTCGATATTCACAGAGTACATGCAATAATCGGCGGTTCCATGGGCGGTATGCAGGCACTGCAGTTTGCCATACACTATCCAAACTTTGCCAACAAAATTATTGCAATGGCAACAACACATGCAACACAGCCATGGGCAATAGCTTTTAACAAAGTTGCGCAGGAATCCATTCTCAATGATCCTGATTTCAAACAGGGATATTATGATCCGAATCTTCTCAAAGAACAGGGACTCTCCGGGATGGCAGTCGGTCGTATGGCGGGGCATATCAGCTTTTTGTCTCCAGAATCAATGCGTGAAAAATTTGGCAGAGAGTATAAACTCACAGATGGGCTGTATGAGCTTTTTGGAAAGTTTCAGGTAGAGTCTTATCTGGAATACAACGGGTACAATTTTACAAAATGGTTTGATCCCTTGTCCTATCTTTATATCACAAAAGCCATTAACATATATGACCTGTCTCGAGGATTTGACTCGCTGGATGAAGCACTTAAAAGAATAACCTCTGCTCTGTATCTGATAAGTTTTAAAAATGATCTGCTGTTTAAAAACACTGAAATGCAAGAAATGGCACAGATACTCAAAAAAATAGGAAACAGAAATCATGATTATATAGATATTGACAGCAACTATGGTCATGACGCATTTTTGGTAGAGCTTGATAAATTTGAAAACAATGTAAAGGATGCACTCAATGGCTAA